The following proteins are encoded in a genomic region of Methylobacterium tardum:
- a CDS encoding M20 aminoacylase family protein: MPVLERIRDFADTMQAWRHDLHAHPELLYDVERTAGFVAEKLRTFGCDEVVTGIGRTGVVGVIRGRGRGSNRAIGLRADMDALPIQEVRDLPYRSTVPGMMHACGHDGHTTMLLGAAKYLAETREFDGAAVLIFQPAEEGGGGGEAMVEDGLMERFGVESVYGMHNIPGMKVGTFAVRPGPIMASTDRFTITIEGRGGHAALPQNAVDSVLVSSHVIIALQSIVSRNLDPVQSAVVSVCTLEAGEAFNVLPQTVTLRGTVRTLSQAVRTQVRTRIETLVAEIAAGFGATGVTEFGGSYPVTENHPAETVFMADVAEAVVGGENVDRAVAPMMTAEDFSYMLERRPGAYMFIGNGDSASLHHPHYDFNDAAAPYGASLWARLIETGLPLTA; this comes from the coding sequence ATGCCCGTCCTCGAACGGATCCGCGACTTCGCCGACACGATGCAGGCGTGGCGCCACGACCTGCACGCCCATCCCGAGCTGCTCTACGACGTGGAGCGGACGGCCGGATTCGTCGCCGAGAAACTCCGGACCTTCGGCTGCGACGAGGTGGTGACCGGCATCGGCCGCACCGGTGTAGTGGGCGTGATCCGCGGCAGGGGCCGCGGCTCCAACCGCGCCATCGGCCTGCGCGCCGACATGGACGCCCTGCCCATCCAGGAGGTGCGGGATCTGCCCTACCGCTCCACCGTCCCGGGCATGATGCACGCCTGCGGCCATGACGGGCACACGACCATGCTCCTCGGGGCCGCCAAGTACCTCGCCGAGACCCGCGAGTTCGACGGCGCCGCCGTGCTGATCTTCCAGCCTGCCGAGGAGGGCGGCGGCGGCGGCGAGGCCATGGTCGAGGACGGGCTGATGGAGCGGTTCGGCGTCGAGTCGGTCTACGGGATGCACAACATCCCCGGCATGAAGGTCGGCACCTTCGCGGTTCGGCCAGGGCCGATCATGGCCTCCACCGACCGCTTCACCATCACCATCGAGGGCCGGGGTGGCCACGCGGCCCTGCCGCAGAACGCCGTCGACAGCGTGCTGGTGTCGAGCCACGTGATCATCGCCCTGCAGAGCATCGTGTCGCGCAACCTCGACCCGGTGCAGTCCGCGGTGGTCTCGGTCTGTACCCTCGAAGCCGGCGAGGCCTTCAACGTGCTGCCGCAGACCGTGACCCTGCGGGGCACCGTGCGCACTCTGTCCCAGGCGGTGCGGACGCAGGTCCGGACGCGGATCGAGACTCTGGTGGCCGAGATCGCCGCGGGTTTCGGCGCGACCGGCGTCACCGAGTTCGGCGGCAGCTACCCGGTCACCGAGAACCATCCGGCCGAGACGGTTTTCATGGCCGACGTCGCCGAGGCTGTGGTCGGTGGGGAGAACGTCGACCGCGCGGTGGCGCCGATGATGACCGCCGAGGACTTCTCCTACATGCTCGAGCGCCGCCCCGGCGCCTACATGTTCATCGGCAACGGCGACAGTGCCTCACTCCACCACCCGCATTACGACTTCAACGACGCGGCCGCGCCGTACGGGGCTTCCCTGTGGGCGCGCCTGATCGAGACGGGGCTGCCGCTCACGGCCTGA
- the chrA gene encoding chromate efflux transporter has translation MGAPDRDGAAAHGLKRLPTLAEAVPVWLRVAALSFGGPAGQIAVMHRILVEERRWISERRFLHGLGFCTLLPGPEAQQLATYIGWLMHGPAGGLVAGGLFVLPGLLALMALSWLYVLYGHVDVVAGLFFGLKAAVLAIVLHALWRLGGRALRDRTDRLIALAAFVAIFALAVPFPLVVIAAGLLGLARGRRPAPETDAAPADEADVIIGEAALPRERVGAAASLRVAALWLAIWLLPVAALLVLPGVPPVFGQTALFFSKMALVTFGGAYAALAYVAQQAVEHYGWLQPGEMLDGLGLAETTPGPLIMVLQFVGFLAGFRAPGTLPPLVSGTLAGLLTTWVTFVPCFLWIFAGAPLIGRLRGSRRLAGALSAITAAVAGVILNLAVWFGLRTLFTQVETVPLGPLRLDLPVPTSLDPAALALTLAAILAVFRFGLGTLQTLALCAGAGMLLRQAGLA, from the coding sequence GTGGGCGCGCCTGATCGAGACGGGGCTGCCGCTCACGGCCTGAAACGCCTGCCGACCCTCGCCGAGGCCGTCCCGGTCTGGCTGCGGGTGGCGGCCCTGTCGTTTGGCGGCCCGGCCGGGCAGATCGCCGTGATGCACCGCATCCTGGTGGAGGAGCGGCGCTGGATCTCGGAGCGCCGCTTCCTGCACGGGCTCGGCTTCTGCACGCTCCTGCCCGGGCCGGAGGCGCAGCAGCTCGCGACCTATATCGGCTGGCTGATGCACGGGCCCGCGGGCGGCCTCGTGGCGGGCGGGCTGTTCGTCCTGCCGGGGCTCCTCGCCCTGATGGCGCTGAGCTGGCTCTACGTGCTGTACGGCCATGTCGATGTCGTCGCCGGCCTGTTCTTCGGGCTGAAGGCGGCGGTGCTGGCGATCGTGCTGCACGCCCTCTGGCGGCTCGGCGGCCGCGCCCTGCGCGACCGAACGGACCGGCTCATCGCCCTCGCGGCCTTCGTGGCGATCTTCGCGCTGGCCGTGCCGTTCCCGCTGGTGGTCATCGCGGCCGGCCTGCTGGGCCTCGCCCGCGGCCGGCGCCCGGCCCCCGAGACCGATGCGGCGCCCGCGGACGAGGCGGACGTGATCATCGGCGAGGCGGCGCTGCCGCGGGAGCGCGTCGGCGCCGCGGCCTCGCTGCGCGTGGCCGCCCTCTGGCTGGCGATCTGGCTCCTGCCGGTGGCGGCGCTGCTCGTTTTGCCCGGCGTGCCGCCGGTCTTCGGCCAGACGGCCCTGTTCTTCTCCAAGATGGCGCTCGTCACCTTCGGGGGCGCCTACGCGGCCCTGGCCTACGTGGCCCAGCAGGCGGTGGAGCATTATGGCTGGCTGCAGCCCGGCGAGATGCTCGACGGGCTCGGGCTCGCCGAGACCACCCCCGGCCCGCTGATCATGGTGCTCCAGTTCGTGGGCTTCCTGGCGGGCTTCCGGGCGCCCGGCACCCTGCCGCCGCTCGTCTCCGGGACGCTCGCGGGGCTCCTCACCACCTGGGTCACCTTCGTGCCGTGCTTCCTGTGGATCTTCGCCGGCGCGCCGCTGATCGGGCGCCTGCGCGGCAGCCGCCGGCTGGCGGGCGCGCTCTCGGCGATCACCGCCGCGGTGGCGGGGGTGATCCTCAATCTCGCAGTGTGGTTCGGATTGCGGACGCTGTTCACCCAGGTGGAGACGGTTCCGCTCGGGCCGCTGCGCCTCGACCTGCCGGTGCCGACGAGCCTCGACCCAGCCGCTCTGGCGCTGACGCTCGCCGCCATCCTGGCGGTGTTCCGCTTCGGGCTCGGCACGCTGCAGACCCTGGCGCTGTGCGCCGGGGCCGGGATGCTGCTGCGGCAGGCGGGGCTCGCTTGA
- a CDS encoding leucyl aminopeptidase family protein: MTQADTQASTPALLPGDTPAVPVTLVTTATWVEAEAALAPLQRSFAHAVGFKPKAGSLALLPGPDGTLARVLFGLGDPEAGAYDRLLAGKLPGLLPEGTFRLENAPEPAEAALAWLMGSYRFGRYRSAGGTKARLAAPAGIDAAEVERIAAAMALGRDLVNTPANDLGPDAIEAAARALAARHGAAVSVTQGDALEREFPLIQAVGAASPRAPRLIDLTWGPAEAPRVTLVGKGVAFDTGGLDIKPSAAMLLMKKDMGGAAAALAAADMVMGAGLNLRLRVLIPAVENAVSGNAFRPGDVLPSRAGLSVEIGNTDAEGRLILADALTLADAEGPELILDFSTLTGAARVALGPDLPAFFTEDEALAGAVAEAGLRAIDPVWRMPLHAPYASLLDSKVADLNNVSGGPFAGAITAALFLRRFAPKTKAHGHFDLYGWNPSTKPGRPEGGEVQTARLTYALLKARYGG, from the coding sequence ATGACCCAGGCCGATACCCAGGCATCGACGCCCGCCCTGCTGCCCGGCGACACGCCGGCCGTGCCGGTCACCTTGGTGACCACGGCGACCTGGGTGGAGGCCGAGGCTGCCCTGGCGCCGCTCCAGCGCAGCTTCGCGCACGCCGTCGGGTTCAAGCCGAAGGCGGGCAGCCTCGCCCTGCTGCCCGGCCCGGATGGCACCCTCGCCCGAGTGCTGTTCGGCCTCGGTGATCCCGAGGCGGGAGCCTACGACCGGCTGCTCGCCGGCAAGCTGCCCGGCCTGCTGCCCGAGGGCACCTTCCGCCTGGAGAATGCGCCCGAACCCGCCGAGGCCGCCCTCGCCTGGCTGATGGGAAGCTACCGGTTCGGCCGCTATCGCTCCGCGGGCGGAACCAAGGCGCGCCTCGCGGCGCCGGCCGGCATTGATGCCGCCGAGGTGGAGCGGATCGCCGCCGCGATGGCGCTGGGCCGCGATCTCGTCAACACGCCGGCCAACGATCTCGGGCCCGACGCGATCGAGGCCGCCGCGCGGGCGCTCGCCGCGCGCCACGGTGCCGCCGTCAGCGTCACGCAGGGCGATGCCCTGGAACGGGAGTTTCCGCTGATCCAGGCGGTCGGCGCCGCCTCGCCGCGGGCGCCGCGTCTGATCGACCTGACCTGGGGACCGGCTGAGGCGCCGCGCGTGACCCTGGTCGGCAAGGGCGTCGCCTTCGATACCGGTGGTCTCGACATCAAGCCGTCCGCCGCGATGCTGCTGATGAAGAAGGACATGGGCGGCGCCGCCGCGGCGCTGGCCGCCGCCGACATGGTGATGGGCGCCGGCCTGAACCTGCGCCTGCGCGTGCTGATCCCCGCTGTGGAGAACGCGGTGTCCGGGAACGCCTTCCGCCCGGGCGACGTGCTGCCGAGCCGGGCCGGCCTCAGCGTCGAGATCGGCAACACCGACGCGGAGGGCCGGCTGATCCTCGCCGACGCGCTGACCCTGGCGGACGCGGAGGGCCCGGAGCTGATCCTCGACTTCTCGACGCTCACGGGTGCGGCGCGCGTGGCGCTCGGGCCGGACCTCCCGGCCTTCTTCACCGAGGACGAGGCTCTGGCCGGCGCCGTGGCGGAGGCCGGGCTGCGGGCGATCGACCCGGTCTGGCGCATGCCGCTGCACGCGCCCTACGCGAGCCTGCTCGACTCCAAGGTGGCCGATCTCAACAACGTCTCGGGCGGCCCGTTCGCGGGTGCCATCACCGCCGCCCTGTTCCTGCGCCGCTTCGCGCCGAAGACCAAGGCCCACGGCCATTTCGACCTCTACGGCTGGAACCCGTCCACGAAGCCCGGTCGCCCGGAGGGCGGCGAGGTCCAGACCGCGCGGCTGACCTACGCACTTCTGAAGGCGCGCTACGGCGGCTGA
- a CDS encoding tetratricopeptide repeat protein has protein sequence MMTALIRVPGPAASAGRRVTLMAMFVALGLAGCNTRSPETTGSIGELGGRPPAARQETASLAERFNANPGDARAAIAYARALRANDQISQASAVLQQAALRNPRDTALLGAYGKSLVEAGRFREAIDVLANAHSPAAPDWRILSAQGSASAQLGEQARAQSFYEAALKIRPNEPSLLSNLGLSYALSRNLDQAEQTLRLAADQPGADARVRANLAMVLGLKGRFADAEALLRRDMSPEEAAANVASLRKLAAQPNRSKALPGVSVPG, from the coding sequence ATGATGACGGCCCTGATCCGGGTCCCGGGACCTGCGGCATCCGCCGGACGCCGCGTAACGCTCATGGCGATGTTCGTCGCCCTCGGGCTCGCCGGCTGCAACACCCGCTCCCCCGAGACCACAGGCTCGATCGGCGAGCTGGGCGGACGGCCGCCGGCCGCGCGTCAGGAGACGGCGTCCCTGGCCGAGCGCTTCAACGCCAATCCCGGCGATGCCCGCGCGGCGATCGCCTATGCCCGCGCCCTGCGGGCGAACGACCAGATCAGCCAAGCCTCGGCGGTCCTGCAGCAGGCGGCCCTGCGCAACCCGCGCGACACGGCGCTCCTCGGCGCCTACGGCAAGTCGCTGGTCGAGGCCGGCCGCTTCCGGGAGGCGATCGACGTGCTCGCCAACGCCCATTCGCCGGCCGCGCCCGACTGGCGCATCCTGTCGGCGCAGGGCTCGGCCTCCGCGCAGCTCGGCGAGCAGGCCCGTGCACAGAGCTTCTACGAGGCCGCCCTCAAGATCCGACCGAACGAGCCTTCGCTCCTGTCCAATCTCGGCCTGTCCTACGCGCTGTCGCGCAACCTCGACCAGGCCGAGCAGACCCTGCGGCTCGCTGCCGATCAGCCCGGCGCCGATGCGCGGGTGCGGGCGAATCTCGCCATGGTGCTGGGTCTCAAGGGCCGCTTCGCCGATGCCGAGGCGCTCCTGCGCCGCGACATGAGCCCCGAGGAGGCGGCCGCCAATGTCGCATCCCTGCGCAAGCTCGCGGCCCAGCCGAACCGGTCCAAGGCGCTGCCGGGGGTAAGCGTCCCGGGCTAG
- the acnA gene encoding aconitate hydratase AcnA, whose protein sequence is MPSLDSFKARQTLEAGGKTYTYYSIPAAEKNGLASAAALPFSMKVILENLLRYEDDRSVKKADIEAAVGWLDQKGKAEVEIAFRPSRVLMQDFTGVPAVVDLAAMRDAMVALGGDPQKINPLVPVDLVIDHSVIVDEFGTPKALADNVALEYERNGERYTFLKWGQSAFDNFSVVPPGTGICHQVNLEYLSQTVWTKSENGSDVAYPDSLVGTDSHTTMVNGMAVLGWGVGGIEAEAAMLGQPLSMLIPEVVGFKLSGKLPEGTTATDLVLTVTQMLRKKGVVGKFVEFYGPGLGDMAVADRATISNMAPEYGATCGFFPVDQKTIDFLKVTGRSDDRIALVEAYAKAQGMWRDASTPDPVFTDTLELDMGEVRPSLAGPKRPQDRVLLDGAKPGFAASMETEFKKAADLARRYPVEGTNFDIGHGDVVIAAITSCTNTSNPSVMIGAGLLARNAVAKGLRSKPWVKTSLAPGSQVVGEYLEKSGLQEPLDALGFNLVGFGCTTCIGNSGPLPEAISKAINDNDVVAAAVLSGNRNFEGRVNPDVRANYLASPPLVVAYALAGSLQIDITTEPLGQGSDGKPVYLKDIWPTSAEVQQFIEENITSALFKSRYADVFGGDQNWKDVQVTEAETFAWNPGSTYVQNPPYFVGMEKTPKPVEDIADARILGLFLDSITTDHISPAGNIRAASPAGAYLQSHQVRVQDFNQYGTRRGNHEVMMRGTFANIRIKNQMVRDEAGNVVEGGWTHFQPSGEKMFIYDAAQKYAEQGTPLVIFAGKEYGTGSSRDWAAKGTKLLGVRAVVAESFERIHRSNLVGMGVVPLVFQGDTSWQSLGLKGDETVTIKGLAGELKPRQTLIAEIKSSDGSVKQVPLTCRIDTLDELEYFRNGGILPYVLRSLAA, encoded by the coding sequence GTGCCCTCACTCGACAGCTTCAAGGCCCGCCAGACGCTCGAAGCCGGCGGCAAGACCTACACCTACTATTCCATTCCGGCGGCCGAGAAGAACGGCCTCGCCTCCGCAGCCGCGCTGCCCTTCTCCATGAAGGTCATTCTGGAGAACCTGCTGCGCTACGAGGACGATCGCTCGGTCAAGAAGGCCGATATCGAGGCCGCCGTCGGCTGGCTCGACCAGAAGGGCAAGGCCGAGGTCGAGATCGCGTTCCGCCCGTCTCGCGTGCTGATGCAGGATTTCACCGGCGTGCCGGCGGTGGTCGACCTCGCGGCCATGCGCGACGCCATGGTGGCGCTCGGCGGCGATCCGCAGAAGATCAACCCGCTGGTGCCGGTCGATCTCGTCATCGACCACTCGGTCATCGTCGACGAGTTCGGCACCCCGAAGGCGCTGGCCGACAACGTCGCGCTGGAATACGAGCGCAACGGCGAGCGCTACACCTTCCTGAAGTGGGGCCAATCGGCCTTCGACAACTTCTCGGTGGTGCCCCCGGGCACCGGCATCTGCCACCAGGTCAATCTGGAATACCTGTCGCAGACCGTCTGGACGAAGTCCGAGAACGGCTCCGACGTGGCCTACCCGGATTCGCTGGTCGGCACCGATTCGCACACCACCATGGTCAACGGCATGGCGGTGCTGGGCTGGGGCGTCGGCGGCATCGAGGCCGAGGCGGCCATGCTCGGCCAGCCGCTGTCGATGCTGATCCCCGAGGTCGTGGGCTTCAAGCTGTCGGGCAAGCTGCCCGAGGGCACCACCGCCACCGACCTCGTGCTCACCGTCACCCAGATGCTGCGCAAGAAGGGCGTGGTCGGCAAGTTCGTGGAGTTCTACGGCCCCGGCCTCGGCGACATGGCGGTCGCCGACCGGGCCACGATCTCCAACATGGCCCCCGAATACGGCGCGACCTGCGGCTTCTTCCCGGTCGACCAGAAGACCATCGACTTCCTGAAGGTCACCGGCCGCTCCGACGACCGAATCGCCCTGGTCGAGGCCTACGCCAAGGCGCAGGGCATGTGGCGCGACGCCAGCACGCCCGACCCGGTCTTCACCGACACGCTGGAGCTCGACATGGGCGAGGTCCGGCCCTCGCTGGCCGGCCCGAAGCGCCCGCAGGACCGGGTGCTGCTGGACGGCGCCAAGCCGGGCTTCGCGGCCTCCATGGAAACCGAGTTCAAGAAGGCGGCCGATCTCGCCCGCCGCTACCCCGTCGAGGGCACCAACTTCGACATCGGGCACGGTGACGTGGTGATCGCGGCGATCACGAGCTGCACCAACACGTCGAACCCCTCGGTGATGATCGGCGCCGGGCTGCTCGCCCGCAACGCCGTCGCCAAGGGCCTGCGCTCGAAGCCGTGGGTGAAGACCTCGCTCGCGCCCGGATCGCAGGTGGTCGGCGAATACCTGGAGAAATCCGGCCTGCAGGAGCCGCTCGACGCCCTCGGCTTCAACCTCGTGGGCTTCGGCTGCACGACCTGCATCGGCAATTCCGGCCCGCTGCCGGAGGCGATCTCGAAGGCGATCAACGACAACGACGTCGTCGCCGCCGCGGTGCTCTCGGGCAACCGCAACTTCGAGGGGCGCGTGAACCCCGACGTGCGGGCGAACTACCTCGCCTCGCCGCCGCTGGTCGTCGCCTACGCGCTCGCCGGCTCGCTCCAGATCGACATCACCACGGAGCCGCTGGGCCAGGGTTCGGACGGCAAGCCGGTCTACCTGAAGGACATCTGGCCGACCTCGGCCGAGGTGCAGCAGTTCATCGAGGAGAACATCACCTCGGCGCTATTCAAGTCGCGCTACGCCGACGTGTTCGGCGGCGACCAGAACTGGAAGGACGTCCAGGTCACCGAGGCCGAGACCTTCGCGTGGAACCCGGGCTCCACCTACGTGCAGAACCCGCCCTACTTCGTCGGCATGGAGAAGACCCCGAAGCCGGTGGAGGACATCGCGGATGCCCGCATCCTCGGCCTGTTCCTCGACTCGATCACCACCGACCACATCTCGCCGGCGGGCAACATCCGCGCGGCCTCGCCGGCCGGCGCCTACCTGCAGTCGCACCAAGTGCGCGTGCAGGACTTCAACCAGTACGGCACGCGACGCGGCAACCACGAGGTGATGATGCGGGGCACCTTCGCCAACATCCGCATCAAGAACCAGATGGTGCGGGACGAGGCGGGCAACGTGGTCGAGGGCGGGTGGACGCACTTCCAGCCCTCGGGCGAGAAGATGTTCATCTACGACGCGGCGCAAAAATACGCCGAGCAGGGCACGCCGCTCGTCATCTTCGCCGGCAAGGAGTACGGCACCGGCTCGTCGCGCGACTGGGCGGCGAAGGGCACGAAGCTGCTGGGCGTCCGCGCCGTGGTGGCGGAGAGCTTCGAGCGCATCCACCGCTCGAACCTCGTCGGGATGGGCGTGGTGCCGCTGGTCTTCCAGGGTGACACGAGCTGGCAGTCGCTCGGCCTGAAGGGTGACGAGACCGTCACCATCAAGGGCCTCGCCGGCGAGCTGAAGCCCCGCCAGACGCTGATTGCGGAGATCAAGTCCTCCGACGGTTCGGTGAAGCAGGTCCCGCTGACCTGCCGGATTGATACCCTCGACGAGCTGGAGTATTTCCGCAACGGCGGCATCCTTCCCTACGTGCTGCGCTCCCTCGCGGCCTGA
- a CDS encoding metal ABC transporter permease, translating into MKHLSKTLVAAGLTALLSSAAFAAQVERVRGTVDKADGSTVTIKTDDGKSETVDVSGAKFAWVVPSSLDQIKDGVFIGTATKGENPMTALEVVLFPESMRGTGEGHYGWDTITDQTAGAGAKVKSAMTNGTVKAETSNAPKVKSAMTNGTVKADKAASGGERTLTVSYGKDGSKEIVVPSSAPIVAFEPADKAILTPGSKVFAVVAKDGSKAEGKLVAVGKDGLTPPM; encoded by the coding sequence ATGAAGCACCTCAGCAAGACCCTCGTCGCCGCCGGCCTGACGGCTCTCCTGTCGAGCGCCGCCTTCGCCGCGCAGGTCGAGCGCGTCCGCGGCACCGTCGACAAGGCCGACGGCAGCACGGTCACGATCAAGACCGACGACGGCAAGTCCGAGACCGTCGATGTGAGCGGCGCGAAGTTCGCCTGGGTGGTCCCGTCGAGCCTCGACCAGATCAAGGACGGTGTCTTCATCGGCACCGCCACCAAGGGCGAGAACCCGATGACCGCCCTGGAGGTGGTCCTCTTCCCAGAATCGATGCGCGGCACCGGCGAGGGCCATTACGGCTGGGACACGATCACCGACCAGACCGCGGGCGCCGGCGCCAAGGTGAAGAGCGCCATGACCAACGGCACGGTGAAGGCCGAGACGTCGAACGCGCCGAAGGTGAAGAGCGCCATGACCAACGGCACGGTGAAGGCCGACAAGGCGGCCTCGGGCGGCGAGCGCACCTTGACGGTGAGTTACGGCAAGGACGGCTCCAAGGAGATCGTGGTGCCGTCCTCGGCGCCGATCGTCGCCTTCGAGCCGGCCGACAAGGCGATCCTGACCCCCGGCTCGAAAGTCTTCGCGGTGGTCGCCAAGGACGGCAGCAAGGCGGAGGGCAAGCTCGTGGCGGTCGGCAAGGATGGCCTGACCCCGCCGATGTAG
- a CDS encoding methyl-accepting chemotaxis protein, which produces MSMLRDARIFIKVMLPILLVAVISGGLIAYARLNMLSLSSQMRRIVDVEAQHLNLMLRFRVVVGDLATHVRDLIIETGEKEMAAYKARSDQSRARADTLLQQLIALPDDDAQHAADVRLRAKFADFLSALDHVSARALVNDNVTARTILINEAVPISVEMNSIVRAQLETLESALQAVRDQSDHEVERSVTMLVIATVLGLLSAIGVAGLVVRVGVTGPLRGLRGVLQRMAQGDVEIAIPQAARADEIGAVGRAVGDIKQLVAQQAKEQAEMRQRAAVAAEAGRKRAMSELADTFEQTIGGVVDVVSSSATQLYATAEMLTATAADSAAQSSTVAAAAGQAAANVETVAAAAEELGSSIQEIGRQIAASVGLARNAVGEAGATTQFVNTLHESSHRIGEMVGLIADIASQTNLLALNATIEAARAGAAGRGFAVVAAEVKALAEQTAKVTAAITGQIGEVRCATGQAVTAIGTITARIGEINGVAATIAAAVEQQGAATSEIVRNVSEASAGTGEVTTNIAIVAEASGQTGTAATQVLGAASEMSSQADRLRSEVIRFLDSVRAA; this is translated from the coding sequence ATGTCTATGCTTCGCGACGCCAGGATCTTCATCAAAGTTATGCTGCCTATTCTTCTGGTCGCCGTGATCTCCGGCGGTCTGATCGCATACGCGCGGCTGAACATGTTGAGCTTATCGTCTCAGATGCGTCGGATCGTCGACGTCGAGGCTCAGCATCTCAATCTGATGTTGCGATTCCGGGTCGTGGTCGGCGATCTGGCCACGCACGTTCGGGATCTGATTATCGAGACCGGCGAGAAGGAAATGGCGGCCTACAAGGCGCGGTCCGATCAAAGTCGAGCGCGTGCAGACACATTGCTGCAGCAATTGATTGCCTTGCCGGATGATGACGCGCAACACGCTGCGGATGTGCGTCTTCGGGCAAAATTCGCCGATTTCTTATCTGCGCTCGATCACGTGTCCGCGCGTGCTCTCGTGAACGACAACGTGACGGCCAGAACTATCCTGATCAACGAAGCGGTTCCGATCAGTGTTGAGATGAACAGCATCGTGCGTGCGCAGCTCGAAACGCTGGAAAGCGCGCTGCAGGCGGTGCGTGACCAATCCGATCATGAAGTCGAGCGGTCCGTGACCATGCTGGTCATTGCCACCGTCCTCGGTCTCCTCTCTGCGATCGGTGTCGCCGGCCTCGTCGTCCGCGTCGGGGTCACCGGTCCGCTGCGTGGCTTGCGTGGCGTCCTGCAGCGTATGGCTCAGGGGGATGTGGAGATCGCGATCCCACAGGCGGCCCGTGCCGACGAGATCGGGGCGGTGGGCCGGGCCGTCGGCGATATCAAGCAGTTGGTTGCCCAGCAGGCCAAGGAGCAGGCCGAGATGCGTCAACGAGCCGCCGTCGCAGCCGAAGCGGGGCGCAAGCGTGCCATGAGCGAACTTGCGGACACGTTCGAGCAGACGATCGGCGGGGTCGTGGACGTGGTCTCGTCCTCCGCTACGCAGCTGTACGCGACGGCCGAGATGTTGACAGCCACGGCCGCGGACTCGGCCGCGCAATCCAGTACCGTTGCGGCGGCGGCCGGGCAGGCGGCCGCCAACGTCGAGACGGTCGCGGCCGCTGCCGAGGAACTCGGTTCGTCCATCCAGGAGATTGGGCGCCAGATCGCAGCTTCGGTCGGCCTCGCCCGGAACGCGGTCGGCGAGGCCGGTGCGACAACGCAATTCGTCAACACCCTGCACGAATCCTCGCACCGGATCGGCGAGATGGTCGGATTGATTGCTGATATCGCGAGCCAGACCAATCTCTTGGCGCTGAACGCGACGATTGAGGCTGCCAGGGCGGGAGCGGCCGGGCGCGGCTTCGCGGTGGTCGCGGCCGAGGTGAAGGCTCTGGCTGAGCAGACCGCCAAGGTCACCGCGGCGATCACCGGGCAGATCGGCGAGGTTCGGTGCGCCACCGGACAGGCCGTCACGGCGATCGGCACGATCACGGCGCGGATCGGCGAGATCAACGGTGTGGCGGCGACGATCGCTGCTGCGGTCGAGCAGCAGGGCGCCGCGACCAGCGAGATCGTGCGCAACGTCAGCGAAGCATCAGCCGGCACCGGAGAGGTGACGACCAACATCGCCATCGTCGCCGAGGCCTCGGGTCAGACGGGGACGGCTGCCACGCAAGTCCTTGGCGCCGCCTCGGAGATGTCGAGTCAGGCCGATCGGCTGAGATCCGAGGTGATCCGTTTCCTCGACAGCGTGCGTGCGGCCTGA
- a CDS encoding 3-oxoacid CoA-transferase subunit B, translating to MAWTREQMAARAAKELEDGFYVNLGIGIPTLVSNYIPEGMSVQLQSENGMLGMGPFPYEGEEDPDLINAGKQTITALPTTSYFSSADSFGMIRGGHINLSILGAMQVAGNGDLANWMIPGKMVKGMGGAMDLVAGVKRVVVVMEHVAKNKDGTESPKLLKACDLPLTGTQVVDLVITDLGVFEIDKKGDGGMKLIELADGVTEDEIRSKTGADFTTALKG from the coding sequence ATGGCCTGGACCCGCGAGCAGATGGCGGCGCGCGCCGCCAAGGAGCTGGAGGACGGCTTCTACGTGAACCTCGGCATCGGCATCCCGACGCTGGTGTCGAACTACATTCCCGAGGGGATGTCGGTGCAGCTCCAGTCGGAGAACGGCATGCTCGGCATGGGCCCCTTCCCCTATGAGGGGGAGGAGGACCCGGACCTGATCAACGCCGGCAAGCAGACCATCACCGCCCTGCCGACGACGAGCTACTTCTCCTCGGCCGATTCGTTCGGGATGATCCGCGGCGGACACATCAACCTGTCGATCCTCGGCGCCATGCAGGTGGCCGGCAACGGCGACCTCGCCAACTGGATGATCCCCGGCAAGATGGTGAAGGGGATGGGCGGCGCCATGGACTTGGTGGCGGGCGTCAAGCGCGTCGTCGTGGTCATGGAGCACGTCGCCAAGAACAAGGACGGCACCGAGAGCCCGAAGCTCCTGAAGGCCTGTGACCTGCCGCTCACCGGCACGCAGGTGGTCGATCTGGTGATCACCGATCTCGGCGTGTTCGAGATCGACAAGAAGGGCGACGGCGGCATGAAGCTCATCGAGCTCGCCGACGGCGTCACCGAGGACGAGATCCGGTCGAAGACCGGGGCGGATTTCACGACCGCCCTTAAGGGATGA